In Arthrobacter sp. SLBN-83, one DNA window encodes the following:
- the ribB gene encoding 3,4-dihydroxy-2-butanone-4-phosphate synthase: MNAAVHLESNIAAAPAAAAAPAAPARGLDSIEDAVRAMAAGRPVLVVDNEDRENEGDIIFAAQHATPALMGWTIRYSSGVICVPLTGDRADALALPPMTAVNEDAKGTAYTVSCDAATGVSTGISATDRALTARILADPDAVPASVTRPGHIFPLRAVDGGVRERQGHTEAAVDLCRLAGLEPVGVIAEVVYDDGEMMRLDGLRSFAAEHGCPLISIEDLVAYLEAGAGGVPQEDARAVPGEEKEKP; encoded by the coding sequence GTGAACGCCGCGGTACACCTGGAATCCAACATCGCCGCCGCACCCGCGGCCGCCGCGGCACCGGCCGCACCGGCCAGGGGACTTGACTCCATTGAAGACGCCGTGCGCGCCATGGCTGCCGGCCGGCCCGTGCTGGTTGTCGACAACGAGGACCGGGAAAACGAAGGTGACATCATCTTCGCCGCCCAGCACGCCACCCCGGCACTGATGGGCTGGACCATCCGGTACAGCTCCGGCGTCATCTGCGTGCCGTTGACCGGAGACCGCGCCGACGCCCTGGCCCTGCCTCCCATGACGGCCGTCAACGAGGACGCGAAGGGCACCGCCTACACCGTGTCCTGCGACGCCGCCACAGGTGTCAGCACCGGGATCTCCGCCACCGACCGCGCCCTGACCGCCCGTATCCTCGCGGACCCGGACGCGGTTCCTGCCTCCGTGACCCGTCCGGGGCATATTTTCCCGCTCCGGGCAGTTGATGGAGGTGTGCGGGAACGCCAGGGCCACACCGAGGCCGCGGTGGACCTGTGCCGGCTGGCAGGCTTGGAGCCTGTCGGGGTGATTGCGGAAGTGGTGTACGACGACGGTGAAATGATGCGCCTGGACGGGCTCCGTTCGTTCGCAGCTGAACATGGGTGCCCCCTGATCTCCATCGAGGACCTGGTGGCGTATCTTGAAGCCGGGGCCGGGGGAGTCCCGCAGGAGGATGCCCGGGCGGTCCCGGGCGAAGAGAAGGAGAAGCCATGA
- a CDS encoding riboflavin synthase, with protein MFTGIIAEQGQVLSVERDGDTSATLRLHAPGSTEGLALGGSIAVNGVCLTATEIDGKDFSVDVMGETLVRSTIGELTAGDTVNLERCVPAGGRLDGHVVQGHVDGVGVLLEREPQGNWERLRFGVPANLARYIAEKGSIAIDGVSLTVTAVSPAAEQEPWFEVGLIPTTLAETGLGTKTTGSRVNLEVDVLAKYTERLLAFSGTAASGAEAAIAGGAL; from the coding sequence ATGTTCACCGGAATTATTGCCGAGCAGGGGCAGGTGCTGTCCGTTGAGCGTGACGGCGACACCAGCGCCACCCTCCGGCTGCATGCGCCCGGCTCCACCGAGGGCCTGGCACTGGGCGGCTCCATCGCCGTCAACGGAGTCTGCCTCACTGCAACCGAAATCGATGGCAAGGACTTCAGCGTGGACGTCATGGGCGAAACCCTGGTCCGCAGCACCATCGGCGAGCTAACCGCCGGGGACACCGTCAACCTGGAGCGCTGCGTTCCCGCCGGCGGCCGCCTGGACGGGCATGTGGTGCAGGGACACGTGGACGGCGTGGGCGTCCTGCTGGAACGCGAACCCCAGGGCAACTGGGAACGGCTGCGCTTTGGCGTGCCCGCCAACCTTGCCCGCTACATTGCCGAAAAGGGTTCCATCGCCATTGACGGCGTCTCCCTGACCGTGACGGCAGTCAGCCCGGCAGCCGAGCAGGAGCCCTGGTTCGAAGTGGGCCTGATTCCCACCACCCTTGCCGAAACCGGCCTGGGCACGAAGACCACCGGCAGCCGGGTAAACCTGGAAGTGGATGTGTTGGCCAAATACACCGAACGACTGCTTGCCTTCAGTGGCACTGCAGCATCTGGGGCCGAAGCAGCCATCGCGGGAGGTGCACTGTGA
- the ribD gene encoding bifunctional diaminohydroxyphosphoribosylaminopyrimidine deaminase/5-amino-6-(5-phosphoribosylamino)uracil reductase RibD — protein MTGAVELQPAAGVVTAFTAEETRAMEHALQSALEGPRGANPLVGAVVVGPDGRELVTGYHRGAGTAHAEADAIARAAAVGLDLSGCTMVVTLEPCNHVGRTGPCTEAIIAAGITDVVYAVDDPHDPAAGGAATLRAAGIRVRSGLGADEALDLNRQWFEAVAAKRPFVTLHIAQTLDARIAAEDGTSQWISSAESLADNHGIRSRIDAILVGTQTVLVDNPRLTARDTKGNPAARQPVRAVMGLRGIPEGAAIHGDDGLAVHLPTRDPRQALSMLYDAGTRHVMVEGGSSILSSFLAAGLVDELIVYLAPTLLGSGTPSLNGLGITSLPDAQQWEWDASDGGAVRMLGRDLRLHLRPQRKVALDHQPTRATAEQAQGGY, from the coding sequence ATGACGGGCGCCGTGGAACTGCAGCCTGCCGCCGGGGTGGTCACGGCCTTCACTGCGGAAGAAACCCGGGCCATGGAACATGCCCTCCAATCAGCCTTGGAGGGACCGCGCGGGGCAAATCCCCTGGTGGGTGCCGTCGTCGTCGGTCCTGACGGACGGGAACTCGTCACGGGTTACCACCGCGGAGCCGGCACCGCGCATGCCGAAGCCGACGCCATTGCCCGGGCTGCCGCCGTCGGCCTGGATCTGTCCGGCTGCACCATGGTGGTCACGCTGGAGCCCTGCAACCACGTGGGCCGCACCGGCCCGTGCACGGAGGCGATCATCGCCGCGGGGATCACTGACGTGGTGTACGCGGTCGACGACCCCCACGACCCCGCCGCCGGCGGTGCCGCAACCCTGCGCGCGGCCGGCATCCGGGTGCGGAGCGGCCTTGGCGCAGACGAGGCGCTGGACCTGAACCGTCAGTGGTTTGAGGCAGTGGCCGCCAAGCGGCCCTTTGTCACCCTCCACATCGCCCAGACCCTGGACGCGCGGATCGCTGCGGAAGACGGCACCAGCCAGTGGATCTCCAGCGCCGAGTCCCTGGCGGACAACCACGGGATCCGCAGCCGCATCGACGCCATCCTGGTGGGCACACAGACGGTGCTGGTGGACAACCCCCGGCTGACAGCCCGGGACACCAAAGGCAACCCCGCGGCCAGGCAGCCCGTCCGGGCCGTCATGGGGCTCCGCGGGATTCCAGAGGGCGCCGCCATCCACGGCGACGACGGCCTGGCCGTGCACCTTCCCACCCGGGACCCGCGGCAGGCGCTGTCCATGTTGTACGACGCCGGCACCCGGCACGTCATGGTGGAGGGCGGCTCCAGCATCCTCAGCTCCTTCCTGGCAGCAGGCCTGGTGGATGAACTCATCGTGTACCTGGCGCCAACCCTGCTGGGATCCGGCACCCCCTCGTTGAACGGGCTGGGCATCACCAGCCTCCCCGACGCCCAGCAGTGGGAATGGGACGCGTCGGACGGCGGTGCGGTCCGCATGCTGGGCCGGGACCTTCGACTGCACCTCAGACCGCAGCGCAAAGTTGCACTCGACCACCAACCAACCCGCGCCACCGCGGAGCAAGCCCAGGGAGGCTACTGA
- the rpe gene encoding ribulose-phosphate 3-epimerase, whose amino-acid sequence MTQCCINPSILSADFVNLEAELQRISNADAVHVDVMDNHFVPNLTIGLPVVQRIQAVSPVPLDAHLMIADADRWAPGFADAGLASVTFHAEASIAPIKLARELRSRGAKAGMALRPATPVEPYLDMLPELDMLLIMTVEPGFGGQAFLDVTLPKIRRARAAVDGSGAAVAIQVDGGITEETIERAAEAGANVFVAGSAVYGAEDPAAAIDLLRTKGARTLRAATE is encoded by the coding sequence TTGACGCAGTGCTGCATCAACCCGAGCATCCTCTCCGCCGACTTCGTCAACCTTGAAGCCGAACTTCAGCGGATCAGCAATGCGGACGCCGTGCACGTGGACGTCATGGACAACCACTTCGTTCCCAACCTGACCATCGGGCTGCCCGTCGTGCAGCGCATCCAGGCCGTCAGCCCGGTTCCGCTCGACGCCCACCTCATGATTGCCGATGCCGACCGCTGGGCACCCGGGTTCGCCGACGCCGGCCTGGCCTCGGTCACGTTCCACGCCGAGGCCTCCATTGCACCCATCAAGCTGGCCAGGGAACTACGCAGCAGGGGAGCCAAGGCGGGGATGGCCCTGCGCCCCGCAACCCCCGTGGAGCCCTACCTGGACATGCTGCCGGAGTTGGACATGCTGCTCATCATGACGGTGGAACCGGGCTTTGGCGGGCAGGCCTTCCTGGACGTCACCCTGCCCAAGATCCGCAGGGCCCGCGCAGCCGTGGACGGATCAGGGGCGGCCGTGGCCATCCAGGTGGACGGCGGCATCACGGAGGAAACCATTGAGCGCGCCGCTGAGGCGGGCGCCAATGTCTTCGTGGCAGGCTCCGCCGTTTACGGCGCCGAGGATCCGGCCGCGGCCATCGACCTGCTGCGCACCAAGGGCGCCCGCACATTACGTGCGGCGACGGAATAA
- a CDS encoding RsmB/NOP family class I SAM-dependent RNA methyltransferase produces MSSSGGNTGGQGSTGGRGGAGRNGQGSSGGPAGGRGKGGPPDTSRRNAKGRERNRGPKRNFTEQAPSQRTRRADPARLVAFEVLRAVAEEDAYANLVLPARIRHHHLDKRDAGFATELSYGALRGQGTYDAILARCVDRPLSQLDPAVLDALRIGAHQLLAMRVPAHAALDQTVGLARAVIGAGPSALINAVLRKVSARTLEEWLDLLVEGETDQTKIAALRFAHPEWIVRAMRQSLVAHGRPAAEIDSLLEADNAAPVVNLVALPGLGSLDEALESGAAPGELVEGSALSSGGDLGRLASVRAGTTRVQDVGSQLVARALAAVDLGAAAGDAGADGAAPTDETVPSTAGEAWLDLCAGPGGKAALLGALARQRGARLLANEPAPHRAKLVSQALSAVPHDSWQVRTGDGREVGTEQPERYTRVLVDVPCTGLGALRRRPESRWRRSPKDITDLGPLQRELLSSALAAVRPGGVVAYVTCSPHPAETTAVVADVLRKRDDLELLDAGAALDAVSLTGSLGAGHDMTAQLWPHIHHTDAMFLALIKKKA; encoded by the coding sequence ATGAGCAGCTCCGGTGGCAACACAGGCGGACAAGGCAGCACCGGAGGACGGGGCGGGGCCGGGCGGAACGGCCAGGGCAGCAGCGGTGGACCCGCCGGCGGCCGCGGCAAGGGCGGGCCCCCGGACACCAGCAGGCGCAATGCCAAGGGGCGGGAACGCAACCGCGGGCCAAAACGGAACTTCACGGAGCAGGCGCCGTCGCAGCGGACCAGGCGTGCCGACCCCGCCCGCCTGGTGGCCTTCGAAGTACTCCGCGCCGTGGCTGAGGAGGATGCCTACGCCAACCTTGTGCTGCCCGCCCGCATCCGGCACCACCACCTGGACAAGCGGGATGCCGGGTTTGCCACCGAGCTGAGCTACGGGGCCCTGCGTGGCCAAGGCACCTACGACGCCATCCTGGCCCGGTGCGTGGACCGGCCCCTGTCCCAACTGGATCCCGCCGTCCTGGACGCCCTCCGCATCGGCGCGCACCAGCTGCTGGCCATGCGGGTGCCGGCGCACGCAGCGCTGGACCAGACCGTCGGGCTGGCCCGTGCCGTCATCGGCGCCGGCCCCTCCGCCTTGATCAACGCGGTCCTGCGAAAAGTGTCCGCACGGACCCTTGAAGAGTGGCTGGACCTGCTGGTGGAGGGCGAAACCGACCAGACGAAGATTGCCGCGCTCCGGTTCGCCCACCCCGAATGGATCGTCCGGGCCATGCGCCAGTCGCTTGTGGCACACGGCCGTCCCGCCGCCGAAATCGACAGCCTGCTGGAGGCGGACAACGCGGCCCCGGTGGTCAACCTGGTGGCCCTTCCCGGGCTGGGCAGCCTGGACGAAGCCCTGGAAAGCGGTGCTGCCCCCGGCGAGCTGGTGGAAGGTTCCGCGCTTTCCAGTGGCGGTGACCTGGGCCGCCTTGCATCCGTGCGGGCGGGCACCACGCGGGTGCAGGACGTTGGTTCCCAGTTGGTGGCCAGGGCTCTTGCTGCCGTGGACCTCGGCGCGGCAGCAGGGGATGCAGGCGCGGATGGCGCGGCGCCCACCGACGAAACGGTTCCGTCCACTGCAGGAGAAGCGTGGCTCGATCTCTGCGCCGGCCCCGGTGGAAAAGCTGCGCTCCTTGGTGCCCTGGCACGCCAGCGGGGCGCCAGGCTGCTTGCGAATGAACCGGCGCCGCACAGGGCAAAGCTCGTCAGCCAGGCCCTGTCCGCCGTTCCGCACGACAGCTGGCAGGTCCGCACCGGTGACGGCCGGGAAGTGGGGACCGAGCAGCCGGAACGGTACACCCGTGTTTTGGTGGACGTTCCCTGCACCGGCCTGGGAGCCCTGCGGCGCCGGCCGGAGTCCCGGTGGCGGCGCTCGCCCAAGGACATCACGGACCTGGGTCCGCTGCAGCGCGAGCTGCTGTCCTCCGCCCTTGCGGCAGTCCGGCCCGGGGGAGTGGTGGCGTACGTGACCTGTTCCCCGCATCCGGCGGAGACCACTGCGGTGGTGGCGGACGTCCTGCGCAAGCGTGATGACCTGGAGCTCCTCGACGCGGGTGCCGCCCTTGACGCTGTCAGCCTGACCGGAAGCCTTGGCGCCGGGCACGACATGACAGCCCAGCTCTGGCCCCATATCCACCACACTGACGCCATGTTCCTTGCCCTGATCAAGAAGAAGGCCTGA
- the fmt gene encoding methionyl-tRNA formyltransferase, translating into MRVLFAGTPAVAVPSLDTLVNAGFEVVAVLTRPDAPVGRKRVLTPSPVAQRAADLGIDVIHAARLDAEAIAKISAVQPDVAAIVAYGGLVPPAALGIPRHGWVNLHFSLLPAWRGAAPVQRSVIAGDDVTGAVTFQLEEGLDTGPVFGTLTEAVKPQDTAGDLLERLSHSGAVLLAQTLSAIEAGKASPQPQSGEVSLAPKLTLEDGHLNWTHPALAISRQARGVTPEPGAWTLLDGQRVKLEPVRLRPDVTDLPPGTVSLHGKAVVVGTGSHAVELTRIQPAGKRMMAAADWARGMASLESVVFE; encoded by the coding sequence GTGAGGGTCCTCTTTGCGGGGACTCCCGCCGTCGCAGTCCCATCCCTGGACACACTGGTGAACGCCGGGTTCGAGGTAGTCGCCGTCCTGACCCGTCCCGATGCACCAGTCGGCCGCAAACGCGTGCTGACGCCGTCACCGGTTGCCCAGCGGGCCGCTGACCTGGGCATCGATGTCATCCATGCCGCCCGCCTGGACGCGGAGGCCATCGCCAAAATCTCCGCCGTGCAGCCGGATGTTGCCGCCATCGTCGCCTACGGCGGCCTGGTTCCGCCCGCAGCCTTGGGCATCCCGCGGCACGGCTGGGTGAACCTGCATTTCTCCCTGCTTCCCGCCTGGCGCGGGGCGGCCCCCGTCCAGCGGTCGGTCATCGCCGGCGATGACGTCACCGGCGCTGTTACCTTTCAACTTGAGGAAGGCCTGGACACAGGCCCTGTCTTTGGCACCCTGACGGAAGCCGTCAAACCGCAGGACACGGCAGGGGACCTGCTGGAGCGGCTGTCCCACAGCGGTGCGGTGCTGCTGGCACAGACACTGTCGGCCATTGAGGCTGGAAAAGCCTCCCCCCAGCCGCAGTCCGGGGAAGTATCGCTTGCGCCGAAGCTGACCCTGGAGGACGGCCACCTCAATTGGACCCATCCCGCGCTGGCCATCAGCAGGCAGGCACGCGGCGTCACCCCGGAGCCGGGCGCCTGGACCCTTCTGGACGGGCAACGGGTCAAACTCGAACCTGTTCGGCTCCGGCCGGATGTCACTGACCTGCCCCCGGGCACGGTGTCGCTCCACGGAAAGGCCGTGGTGGTGGGAACAGGCTCGCATGCCGTGGAACTCACCCGGATCCAGCCCGCCGGGAAAAGGATGATGGCCGCAGCCGACTGGGCACGCGGCATGGCTTCTCTGGAAAGTGTGGTGTTCGAATGA
- the def gene encoding peptide deformylase produces MAILNIRIIGDPVLRTVADPVTEFGPELAKLVADMTETMEDVDGAGLAAPQVGVSKRVFTYRIDGVEGHIINPVLENSEDYQPDHVEGCLSIPGLGFPVRRFRSTRVTGVDMHGNPVSIEGEGMLARCFQHENDHLDGILYTDRLEGEDRKAALRSIRNANYDAVTERTTAKRAKSVGSSFGGSSFGGNSTPGSSFGAAG; encoded by the coding sequence ATGGCTATTCTGAATATCCGCATTATCGGCGATCCTGTGCTGCGCACAGTTGCCGATCCCGTGACGGAATTCGGACCCGAGCTTGCCAAACTGGTCGCCGACATGACCGAGACCATGGAGGACGTGGACGGCGCCGGCCTTGCAGCGCCCCAGGTTGGCGTCAGCAAGCGCGTCTTCACCTACCGCATCGACGGCGTCGAAGGCCACATCATCAACCCCGTGCTGGAGAACAGCGAGGACTACCAGCCGGACCACGTGGAAGGCTGCCTCTCCATCCCGGGCCTCGGGTTCCCGGTCCGCCGCTTCCGGTCCACGCGGGTCACCGGCGTGGACATGCATGGAAATCCGGTCTCCATCGAAGGGGAGGGCATGCTGGCACGCTGCTTCCAGCATGAGAACGACCACTTGGACGGCATCCTGTACACGGACCGGCTTGAGGGTGAGGACCGGAAGGCCGCGTTGCGGTCCATCCGCAATGCCAATTACGACGCCGTGACCGAACGCACCACGGCCAAGCGCGCCAAAAGCGTGGGCTCGAGTTTCGGCGGGTCCAGCTTCGGCGGAAACAGCACCCCCGGCTCCAGCTTCGGCGCAGCCGGGTGA
- a CDS encoding cytochrome, translated as MTDPLLAHATEYGRMYARSTSEQFAVPSITTVISQQPHGLDGWFGYMGASSLAKDPLLSDCLGSPAKIKQAINRAAKAAETYRDDAARRGDRVHYYCEQVALRALGRPHAMKEARDALAANGEEAFAVRFDEWWELFRVEPIAPEITVWNDSVGYAGTLDLVARINGRICLIDYKTKGTTRDGLVKPLDDKVVMQLVAGMKAEESLVDAEAGTWESWKYGENPVLLAVAIGETEVRPVRANPDVLKHHWWKFCALRRVWELNADTISAGTALLPIAPPPLAQARTA; from the coding sequence ATGACTGATCCGCTTCTCGCCCATGCCACCGAATACGGCCGGATGTATGCACGGTCAACGTCTGAACAGTTCGCCGTGCCTTCCATCACCACCGTGATCAGCCAGCAGCCGCACGGCCTCGACGGGTGGTTTGGATATATGGGTGCCAGCAGCCTGGCCAAGGATCCGCTGCTCTCGGACTGTCTGGGGAGCCCGGCCAAGATCAAACAGGCCATCAACCGGGCTGCCAAGGCTGCAGAAACGTACCGTGATGATGCCGCCAGGCGGGGGGACCGCGTCCATTACTACTGCGAGCAGGTGGCACTCCGTGCGCTTGGGCGCCCGCACGCCATGAAGGAAGCACGCGACGCCCTGGCCGCCAACGGCGAGGAAGCCTTCGCGGTCCGCTTCGACGAATGGTGGGAACTCTTCCGGGTGGAGCCAATCGCTCCCGAGATCACGGTGTGGAACGATTCCGTGGGCTACGCCGGAACCCTTGACCTGGTAGCGCGTATCAACGGACGCATCTGCCTGATCGACTACAAGACCAAGGGCACCACCCGGGACGGGCTGGTCAAGCCCCTGGATGACAAAGTGGTCATGCAGTTGGTGGCCGGGATGAAGGCGGAAGAGAGCCTGGTGGATGCGGAGGCGGGAACCTGGGAGTCCTGGAAGTATGGGGAAAACCCGGTCCTGCTGGCCGTGGCCATCGGCGAGACAGAGGTCCGGCCCGTCCGGGCCAACCCCGACGTGCTCAAGCACCATTGGTGGAAGTTCTGCGCGCTGCGCCGGGTCTGGGAACTGAACGCTGACACCATCAGTGCCGGCACGGCCCTGCTGCCCATCGCACCGCCGCCGCTGGCCCAGGCCCGCACCGCGTAG
- a CDS encoding antitoxin, with translation MGLIDDLKGKAQGLIRGNEQAIKDGITKAGDFVDTRTGGKYAGHVDKIQDGASKLIDKNGTPGQAPAAGQVPPAAPGNPVPPVDRAP, from the coding sequence GTGGGTTTGATTGACGATCTAAAGGGCAAGGCTCAGGGTCTCATCCGCGGCAACGAGCAGGCCATCAAGGACGGCATCACCAAGGCCGGCGATTTCGTCGACACCAGGACCGGCGGCAAGTACGCCGGCCACGTCGACAAGATCCAGGATGGCGCTTCCAAGCTCATTGACAAGAACGGAACCCCGGGCCAGGCACCTGCCGCCGGGCAGGTTCCTCCGGCAGCTCCTGGAAATCCGGTTCCGCCGGTAGACAGGGCTCCGTAA
- a CDS encoding benzoate/H(+) symporter BenE family transporter, which translates to MPKSPAPSTTPSAGRTRFDSRPVVAGIVTALVGFTSSFAVVLAGLRAVGADPAQAASGLLALTLAVGLGVLVLAWRSRVPVTLAWSTPGAALLAASGMPDGGWPAAVGAFIAAGLLLALTGLVPALGRVMAGIPSSLAQAMLAGVLLQLCLAPFKALGTVPVFVAPVILCWLAMMKFAPRWAVPAALLVALAVIGISLASAGTSVDPGALMPALSWTAPAFSLQAMAGIALPLFVVTMASQNVPGVAVLRSFGYQTPWRPAMLVTGAGTVAAAPFGGHAINLAALSAALAAGEEAGADRSRRWVAGFSSGLAYLMLAALSTALVSVVNRAPAGMLEAVAGLALLGTLASAVSAALADPEDRIAPAVTFLMAASGLSFAGIGSAFWALLAGLLVRAALVRQQKPETSMIEPDTR; encoded by the coding sequence ATGCCCAAGTCCCCCGCTCCTTCCACCACCCCATCTGCTGGCCGGACCAGGTTTGATTCCCGACCCGTCGTGGCGGGGATTGTCACAGCGCTGGTGGGCTTCACCTCGTCGTTCGCCGTCGTCCTGGCCGGGCTCAGGGCAGTGGGCGCCGATCCTGCCCAGGCTGCGTCCGGCCTGCTGGCACTGACGCTCGCCGTCGGTCTTGGTGTCCTTGTCCTCGCCTGGCGGTCCAGGGTCCCGGTAACGCTGGCCTGGTCCACGCCGGGGGCGGCGCTGCTTGCGGCGTCCGGAATGCCCGACGGCGGGTGGCCGGCCGCCGTCGGAGCCTTCATTGCCGCCGGGCTGCTGCTCGCCCTGACGGGATTGGTGCCGGCGCTCGGTCGGGTGATGGCGGGGATCCCCTCTTCCCTGGCCCAGGCAATGCTGGCCGGGGTCCTGCTGCAGCTCTGCCTGGCGCCCTTCAAGGCCCTGGGCACGGTGCCCGTGTTTGTGGCACCGGTGATTCTCTGCTGGCTGGCGATGATGAAGTTTGCCCCGCGCTGGGCTGTGCCCGCTGCCTTGCTGGTGGCCCTGGCCGTGATCGGTATTTCCCTGGCCTCCGCCGGCACGTCCGTGGATCCCGGCGCCCTGATGCCCGCACTCTCGTGGACTGCGCCAGCCTTCAGCCTGCAGGCCATGGCGGGGATTGCCCTCCCGTTATTCGTGGTGACCATGGCCTCGCAGAATGTGCCCGGCGTGGCGGTGCTGCGTTCCTTTGGATATCAAACACCGTGGCGGCCGGCCATGCTGGTCACGGGAGCGGGGACAGTTGCCGCGGCGCCATTTGGCGGTCATGCCATCAACCTTGCAGCACTAAGCGCGGCCCTGGCTGCCGGTGAGGAAGCGGGCGCGGACCGAAGCAGGCGCTGGGTGGCCGGCTTTTCGTCCGGGTTGGCCTACCTGATGCTGGCCGCCCTTTCCACCGCGCTGGTCTCCGTGGTGAACCGGGCACCGGCAGGGATGCTCGAAGCCGTGGCAGGTTTGGCCCTGCTGGGAACGCTTGCTTCAGCCGTGTCTGCCGCACTCGCGGACCCTGAAGACCGAATTGCCCCCGCCGTCACCTTCCTGATGGCTGCTTCAGGCCTGTCCTTTGCAGGCATTGGCTCAGCCTTCTGGGCACTCCTGGCCGGCCTGCTGGTCCGGGCGGCACTGGTCAGGCAGCAGAAGCCCGAAACCAGCATGATCGAACCGGATACCCGCTAG
- the zapE gene encoding cell division protein ZapE: MVQIEQLAARTPAVSVDELLKGFYPSPRFGEVSFSSYRPDPKQPSQAAAVRALQGFADGVGSGNGGGLFKKLFGKKDDSRAGIYLDGGFGVGKTHLLASLWHAAPGPKAFGTFVEYTNLVGALSFRKTVDALSSYQLVCIDEFELDDPGDTVLMSRLMRELADAGVKLAATSNTLPGSLGDGRFAAVDFQREIQVLADQFDVIRIDGEDFRHRGLPAAPAPLRNSELNAHMKAEFDGKTVAQDEFSTLIHHLAGVHPSRYRQLIDGIDGVVWRNVETITEQAVALRFVVLADRLYDKDVPILASGVPFDKLFTEEMMTGGYMKKYFRAVSRLTALAREGQNHEPS, from the coding sequence TTGGTACAGATCGAACAGCTTGCCGCCCGCACCCCGGCAGTTTCGGTGGACGAACTCCTAAAGGGCTTCTACCCATCGCCGCGGTTTGGGGAGGTCTCCTTTTCGAGCTACCGCCCGGACCCCAAGCAGCCCAGCCAGGCCGCCGCCGTGCGCGCCCTCCAGGGATTTGCCGACGGCGTGGGGTCGGGCAACGGGGGCGGGCTTTTCAAGAAGCTGTTCGGCAAGAAGGACGATTCCAGGGCAGGCATCTACCTGGACGGCGGCTTCGGCGTGGGCAAAACGCACCTGCTGGCGTCCCTGTGGCATGCAGCCCCGGGCCCCAAGGCTTTCGGTACCTTTGTGGAGTACACCAACCTGGTGGGCGCACTGTCCTTCCGCAAGACCGTGGACGCCTTGAGCAGCTACCAACTGGTCTGCATTGACGAATTCGAACTGGACGATCCGGGCGACACCGTCCTGATGTCCCGGCTCATGCGCGAACTGGCGGACGCGGGGGTCAAGCTTGCCGCTACCTCCAACACCCTGCCGGGATCCCTGGGCGACGGCCGGTTCGCCGCTGTGGACTTCCAGCGCGAGATCCAGGTCCTGGCCGACCAGTTCGACGTCATCCGGATCGACGGCGAAGACTTCCGGCACCGCGGCCTCCCTGCGGCACCGGCCCCGCTGAGGAACAGCGAGCTCAATGCCCACATGAAGGCGGAGTTCGATGGCAAAACCGTGGCCCAGGACGAATTCTCCACGCTCATCCACCACCTCGCCGGCGTTCACCCCAGCCGCTACCGCCAGTTGATCGACGGCATCGACGGCGTGGTGTGGCGGAATGTGGAAACCATCACGGAGCAGGCCGTGGCGCTGCGCTTCGTGGTGCTGGCGGACCGGCTCTACGACAAGGACGTGCCCATCCTGGCCAGCGGCGTTCCGTTCGACAAGCTGTTCACCGAGGAAATGATGACCGGCGGGTACATGAAAAAGTACTTCCGCGCCGTCTCCCGCCTCACCGCCCTGGCCCGGGAAGGCCAGAACCACGAGCCGTCCTAG